A portion of the Chaetodon trifascialis isolate fChaTrf1 chromosome 7, fChaTrf1.hap1, whole genome shotgun sequence genome contains these proteins:
- the mal2 gene encoding protein MAL2 produces the protein MSEPATNPAATSFPAPTISLPLGLEVLRTYSGALVCLEILFGGLVWILVASSSVPVPLLQGWVMFVSVTTFFLSSAYLTLFITGLADRINTDWNFLDVFYHFMALLFYFAAFVLEAATTAANGGAYIKPLPNSTDTVMCITYPQGNIFTVLTDRQYSINVAATIFAFVVTLCYGCSMVMGFKRWRM, from the exons ATGTCGGAGCCAGCCACTAATCCCGCTGCCACCTCGTTCCCAGCGCCAACTATTTCTCTACCTTTGGGACTGGAAGTATTGAGAACTTACTCTGGAGCCCTGGTCTGTTTAGAAATA TTATTTGGTGGTCTAGTATGGATCCTGGTGGCCTCCTCCAGTGTGCCCGTGcctctgctgcagggctggGTGATGTTTGTCTCCGTCAccaccttcttcctctcctccgcctACCTCACACTCTTCATCACTGGCCTGGCTGACCGCATCAACACTGACTGGAATTTCTTG GATGTGTTTTACCATTTCATGGCTTTGCTTTTCTACTTTGCGGCCTTTGTGTTGGAGGCAGCAACCACAGCAGCCAATGGAGGAGCGTACATCAAGCCACTACCtaacagcactgacacagtCATGTGTATAACCTATCCTCAGGGCAATATATTCACAGTCCTGACTGACAGGCAATACAGTATTAATGTGGCAGCCACG ATATTTGCATTTGTGGTGACACTATGCTACGGCTGCAGTATGGTGATGGGCTTCAAGAGGTGGAGGATGTAA
- the LOC139334094 gene encoding CD209 antigen-like protein C: MSVAFSGKSREDEGDGWNLMASDRTHNSGWRSKSSVCLIGAAVVCLGLLLLTMILVANNTSAINRWDTKYEKLIYELTKGRDDLRDERDQLMIHSSNLTKEMEILQSQYDAVAASRDKLQEELNMLKVNGTDKSCHQGWIKFNNKCYYVSAHGVTKTWENSRKDCQERGADLVIITTRAEMDFVKRSYGVTWIGLFRGEENTWQWVDGTELKGRGFWQDGEPNNVDGEENCAEVSRSAAAWNDVPCSRKFSWVCED; the protein is encoded by the exons ATGTCGGTGGCATTTAGCGGCAAATCAAgggaagatgaaggagatggtTGGAATCTGATGGCTAGTGACAGAACACATAACTCTGGGTGGCGATCTAAGAGTTCAG TATGTTTGATTGGAGCTGCTGTAGTGTGTCTGGGGCTTCTTCTGCTGACTATGATCTTGGTGGCCAACA ATACCAGTGCTATCAACCGATGGGACACAAAGTATGAAAAGCTGATTTATGAGCTCACTAAAGGCAGAGACGATCTGAGAGACGAGCGAGACCAACTGATGATTCATTCCAGCAACCTGACAAAAGAGATGGAGATCCTGCAGAGTCAATACGACGCTGTGGCAGCAAGTCGAGACAAGTTACAAGAGGAGCTCAATATGTTAAAGGTCAATGGAACAG ATAAATCTTGCCATCAAGGATGGATAAAATTCAACAACAAGTGCTACTACGTCTCTGCTCATGGAGTGACTAAAACCtgggaaaacagcagaaaagactgtcaagagagaggagcagaccTGGTGATCATAACCACTAGAGCTGAGATGGATTTTGTCAAGAGAAGTTATGGTGTAACGTGGATCGGTCTGTTTCGTGGGGAAGAGAACACGTGGCAGTGGGTGGATGGAACTGAGCTGAAAGGCAGAGGTTTCTGGCAAGACGGGGAGCCCAATAACGTTGATGGAGAAGAGAACTGTGCAGAGGTCTCGCGTAGCGCAGCGGCATGGAATGATGTGCCCTGTAGTAGGAAATTTTCATGGGTGTGTGAGGATTAA
- the colec10 gene encoding collectin-10 → MMGLLALCVFAAVVNYISASTEVCTNTLLPGAKGDQGEIGEEGDVGKLGKDGPPGLPGVPGETGLDGEVGHTGKMGPIGDMGDKGDTGLEGPSGLKGKPGTTCDCGRYRKVVGQLDVNVGKLRDAVKFVKNVILGLKETEERYYLLVKEPKRFREASMNCKLRGGTLAMPKTSSTNHLMADYVSQAGLTRVYVGVQAQSKDTGGTSSYVYADSSPLQGFAAWGPEEDLHSRVSPSTNSSCVELHSTGSWGRVECEATMFFICEFPKSRRRGGGRGTPAAASS, encoded by the exons ATGATGGGACTGTTGgcgctctgtgtgtttgcagccgTTGTCAACTACATTTCTGCCTCTACAGAAGTCTGCACCAATACCCTTCTACCTGGAGCTAAAG GAGACCAAGGTGAGATTGGTGAGGAGGGAGATGTGGGAAAACTGGGTAAGGATGGACCACCAGGACTTCCAG GAGTGCCAGGAGAGACAGGCCTTGATGGAGAAGTGGGCCACACAGGAAAGATGGGGCCTATTGGAGACATGG GTGATAAAGGTGACACAGGTCTGGAAGGGCCCTCTGGTTTAAAAGGAAAACCAG GCACAACGTGTGACTGTGGCAGGTACAGGAAGGTGGTCGGACAACTGGATGTCAATGTAGGCAAGCTGAGGGACGCTGTCAAGTTTGTGAAGAACG TCATCTTGGGGCTGAAGGAAACAGAAGAGAGGTACTACCTGCTGGTCAAGGAGCCCAAGAGGTTCAGAGAGGCTTCAATGAACTGCAAGCTAAGAGGAGGCACCCTGGCCATGCCAAAAACCAGCAGCACCAACCATCTCATGGCAGACTATGTCAGTCAGGCAGGACTGACAAGAGTTTATGTAGGAGTGCAGGCTCAAAGCAAGGACACA GGCGGAACTAGCAGCTATGTTTATGCAGACTCCAGCCCTCTGCAGGGGTTTGCAGCTTGGGGCCCAGAGGAGGACTTACATTCCAGAGTGTCTCCCAGCACAAACTCCAGCTGCGTGGAGCTGCACAGCACTGGATCATGGGGTCGTGTGGAGTGTGAAGCcaccatgtttttcatttgcGAGTTCCcaaagagcaggagaagaggaggaggaagaggaacacCTGCCGCGGCATCATCATGA